A section of the Malania oleifera isolate guangnan ecotype guangnan chromosome 2, ASM2987363v1, whole genome shotgun sequence genome encodes:
- the LOC131149630 gene encoding uncharacterized protein LOC131149630, with the protein MASKLLQIFPYEAENPLELSLREAFELLEPQLRPPFPLTIPSQSEYAQLNQAILHGILSEPHLAKIHVKHLHAIVTDGYSFFVNLLTKIAMELYPKLVDSVKVQLIWVTSEMVDVSACGIDGLLVSLLRLVALGDFRDGNLWLCFNLVSLFTAKWDCLLEEEPSVLASALYTFLRLLADHYHLSSNAKLEMLKRMEIEFCIRVLREQFHLCLRIGRDLVRLLQDVVHVPEFRVLWKDLVLNPGVFRSPGFSDISQLYCSRTSSHYFLLRITPEMETQLRFLLSHVKLGSQKRHQAWFARKFLYGPEKETLICDIVRFICCAHHPSNEIIQSDVIPRWAVIGWLLKCCRKNYVEANVKLALFYDWLFFDDRLDNIMNIEPAMLLMVNSIPKYIDMTHTLLEFLFLLVDNYDVERKNVICQGVSSAFSALVKKGVVSSLDVLASSDVLSPFLKDRLGRFLFGLRLGVPNETVAPQLPHHSMQTLSFPCASTAETQILLEGKLTVTTCAQNDKVGCKIVDASVSNNPDVSCGPVVVADESHIDSIENLIQNLGETYKRSNSAGLKILEKIMFSFANRDPSRQATDFICNPENFSCKIAKEFELNGYKLFTPLEILPDNPLFDDEIHSPTALIISNFIFSQQEWIQDMLLFWSKTGSPVGARLLSYASRLAYEANVSGYLGSMATENSYVKVFYTRMPFLKFHIDAYNSYMSGGRKDFAETIVSGSKVNEEFVSNLVDGAFAAYRCFLIYSMNLLHKKADTSLRKFLISDIMLCSQWKRNRLKFVFCSIFSHLSDLSVGAENVIQLLVSQLDHAEILGIQFEISLKKFSIFGENSENICNLIKTSVKWDYVQQNKLWGLIRSELVVSKVKVEKVILEIFYSGVLDPDVNSIAVGGCLTLCTSCAPSPELVGAIMFLPSNLFPDFAAAVLANWVVSNASMLFKSLTDFLEKLQNENGGSPMSLGGFMINESALLWLLNYLDGHGMKGIDILSKLSKDISVIKEKLGDSAVVMETG; encoded by the coding sequence ATGGCCTCAAAATTGCTTCAGATTTTCCCTTATGAAGCAGAAAACCCCTTGGAACTGTCCCTTAGAGAGGCCTTTGAGCTTCTTGAACCCCAGCTGAGACCCCCATTTCCATTAACAATCCCATCACAATCAGAATACGCTCAGCTCAATCAGGCAATCCTCCATGGGATTTTATCCGAGCCCCATTTGGCTAAAATTCACGTCAAGCACTTGCATGCCATTGTCACGGATGGGTATAGTTTTTTTGTCAATTTACTCACCAAGATTGCTATGGAGTTGTACCCAAAACTTGTTGATTCGGTGAAGGTTCAATTGATTTGGGTTACTTCGGAAATGGTCGATGTTTCGGCATGTGGGATAGATGGTTTGTTAGTGTCCCTCTTGAGGCTAGTAGCTCTAGGCGATTTCAGGGACGGGAATTTGTGGTTGTGTTTCAACTTGGTTAGTCTTTTTACTGCGAAATGGGATTGTCTGCTAGAAGAAGAACCGTCAGTTTTAGCGAGTGCCTTGTATACGTTTCTCCGTTTATTGGCGGATCATTATCATTTGTCGAGTAATGCAAAACTGGAGATGTTAAAGAGGATGGAGATTGAGTTTTGTATTAGAGTTCTGAGGGAGCAATTCCATCTGTGTTTGAGGATTGGGAGGGATCTTGTTCGGCTTCTACAAGATGTGGTTCATGTTCCTGAGTTTCGTGTCCTATGGAAGGATTTGGTGTTGAACCCTGGTGTATTTAGGTCGCCTGGTTTTTCAGATATATCGCAGCTCTACTGCTCCAGGACTTCAAGTCATTACTTTTTACTTCGGATCACTCCTGAAATGGAAACCCAATTGCGATTTTTGCTATCACATGTGAAATTGGGGAGTCAAAAGCGGCACCAGGCATGGTTTGCCAGGAAGTTTCTTTATGGGCCAGAAAAGGAGACTCTTATATGCGACATTGTTCGATTCATATGCTGTGCCCACCACCCATCTAATGAAATTATCCAGTCTGACGTGATACCGAGATGGGCTGTTATAGGTTGGCTACTGAAATGTTGTAGGAAGAATTATGTCGAAGCTAATGTGAAGTTGGCCTTATTTTACGATTGGCTTTTCTTCGATGATAGACTGGACAATATTATGAATATTGAGCCTGCAATGCTACTGATGGTAAACTCGATACCAAAATACATTGACATGACTCACACTCTTCTTGAGTTTCTGTTTCTTCTTGTGGACAATTATGATGTTGAGAGAAAAAATGTCATCTGTCAAGGAGTCTCATCTGCTTTTAGTGCTCTTGTTAAGAAAGGAGTGGTTTCTTCTCTGGATGTTTTAGCTTCTTCTGATGTACTTTCCCCTTTTCTTAAAGACAGGCTTGGGAGATTTCTATTTGGTTTGCGATTGGGAGTTCCAAATGAAACAGTGGCACCCCAGCTTCCTCATCATTCAATGCAAACCTTGAGTTTTCCATGTGCATCCACAGCAGAAACACAGATACTTTTAGAGGGAAAGCTGACAGTAACTACATGTGCTCAAAATGACAAAGTTGGCTGCAAAATTGTTGATGCTTCAGTTTCCAATAATCCTGATGTTTCTTGTGGGCCAGTGGTTGTGGCTGATGAAAGTCATATTGATTCCATAGAgaatttgattcaaaatcttgGAGAAACTTACAAAAGGTCAAATTCCGCAGGCCTTAAGATTTTGGAAAAGATAATGTTTTCATTTGCAAATAGGGATCCTTCCAGGCAAGCAACTGATTTCATTTGCAACCCTGAAAATTTCTCTTGTAAAATAGCCAAGGAATTTGAGTTGAATGGATACAAACTATTCACCCCTCTTGAAATTCTTCCTGATAACCCCCTCTTTGATGATGAAATACACTCTCCCACGGCCTTAAttattagtaattttattttttctcagcAAGAGTGGATACAAGACATGTTATTGTTCTGGTCAAAAACTGGTTCACCTGTTGGAGCACGTCTGTTATCTTATGCATCAAGACTTGCTTACGAAGCAAATGTATCTGGTTATTTGGGAAGCATGGCAACTGAAAACAGTTATGTTAAGGTATTTTATACAAGGATGCCATTCCTAAAGTTTCATATTGATGCATATAATTCTTATATGAGTGGTGGGAGAAAAGATTTTGCTGAAACCATTGTTTCTGGTTCTAAGgtgaatgaggagtttgttagtAATCTGGTAGATGGTGCTTTTGCTGCTTACCGTTGTTTTCTTATATATTCCATGAATCTATTACACAAAAAAGCAGATACATCTCTGCGTAAGTTCCTTATTTCTGACATAATGCTTTGTTCTCAATGGAAACGGAACAGATTGAAGTTTGTATTTTGCAGCATCTTTAGTCATCTTTCAGACTTATCCGTAGGTGCGGAAAATGTCATTCAATTACTTGTGAGTCAATTGGATCATGCAGAAATTTTGGGTATTCAGTTTGAAATTAGTTTGAAAAAATTCTCTATATTTGGTGAAAACAGTGAGAATATATGCAACTTAATCAAGACCTCTGTCAAGTGGGATTATGTTCAACAGAATAAGCTATGGGGGCTAATTAGATCTGAGCTTGTGGTTTCCAAGGTTAAAGTGGAGAAggtaattttagaaattttctacTCTGGTGTTTTAGATCCAGATGTAAATTCCATTGCAGTTGGAGGCTGTCTGACACTCTGCACTTCTTGTGCTCCCTCGCCTGAACTTGTTGGTGCAATCATGTTTCTACCCAGTAATCTGTTCCCAGACTTTGCTGCTGCAGTTCTGGCCAATTGGGTTGTGTCTAATGCCTCCATGTTGTTTAAAAGCTTGACTGACTTCTTAGAGAAACTCCAAAACGAGAATGGGGGTTCTCCTATGAGCTTGGGTGGGTTTATGATCAACGAGTCTGCTCTTCTTTGGTTGTTGAATTACCTCGATGGACATGGGATGAAAGGCATTGATATTCTGAGCAAGTTGTCTAAAGATATTTCAGTTATAAAAGAAAAATTGGGAGATTCTGCAGTTGTGATGGAGACCGGATAA